A region of Paramormyrops kingsleyae isolate MSU_618 chromosome 17, PKINGS_0.4, whole genome shotgun sequence DNA encodes the following proteins:
- the LOC111848897 gene encoding beta-galactosidase-1-like protein 2 isoform X1, with product MAKNMRQGLTANSSQFTLNGEPIRILGGSIHYFRVPRAYWSDRLLKMKACGINTLTTYVPWNLHEPERGVFDFQGQQDLEAYIREAGRVGLWVILRPGPYICSEWELGGLPSWLLRDPNMKLRTTYPGFMKAVNSFFDELMPRVVPLQFHKGGPIIAVQVENEYGSYAKDDQCLPFIKEAMLSRGICELLLTSDAHDGFKCGGVNGALKTINFQKLTPEVRKHLEKMAPEKPKLVMEYWTGWFDVWAEPHHTFKAEEMVSIVTEILKLGMSINLYMFHGGTSFGFMNGATDLGTYKPQVNSYDYDAPLTEAGDYTTKYHLLRELFAGYHSEDLPEMPLETPKEAYPSVVIGQYLPLWESLQLIAPHESERPVNMENLPVNNGNGQSYGYTLYETNITGGGMLNSRNHVRDRALVFVDKRFIGILDYKTQELPIRNGQGEQKLSLLVENCGRVNYGEALDKQHKGLIGNIELNHVPLRDCTITSLEMKPGFVNRLSSLCWKPLGQETGLPAFFQGTLIVDGVPSDTFIKLPGWSKGVVFVNGQNLGRYWSIGPQQTLYLPGPWLKTGQNEIIVFEEQKKGNDIQSTCSPHLAKTSVKKHFICSLH from the exons ATGGCGAAGAATATGAGACAGGGGCTGACCGCTAATTCGTCCCAGTTCACGCTGAATGGAGAGCCAATCCGCATCCTTGGGGGATCCATACACTACTTCCGCGTCCCCAGGGCCTACTGGAGTGACCGCTTGCTGAAGATGAAGGCCTGTGGGATCAATACTCTCACCAC GTACGTGCCATGGAATCTGCACGAGCCAGAACGGGGAGTTTTCGATTTCCAAGGACAGCAGGACCTCGA GGCATACATCAGGGAGGCAGGCCGGGTGGGGCTCTGGGTGATTCTCCGTCCAGGACCCTACATCTGTTCAGAGTGGGAGCTCGGGGGCTTACCTAG TTGGCTCCTGCGTGACCCAAACATGAAGTTGAGAACAACCTACCCTGGCTTCATGAAGGCGGTCAACTCGTTCTTTGATGAACTTATGCCTCGGGTGGTGCCCCTGCAG TTTCATAAGGGCGGCCCCATTATTGCCGTTCAAGTGGAGAATGAATATGGCTCATATGCTAAAGACGACCAGTGCTTGCCGTTCATAAAAGAG GCTATGCTGTCCAGGGGAATCTGTGAGCTTCTGTTAACATCGGATGCCCATGATGGATTCAAGTGCGGAGGCGTAAATGGAG cCCTGAAGACCATCAATTTTCAAAAATTAACACCTGAAGTACGAAAGCATTTGGAGAAAATGGCG CCTGAAAAGCCAAAACTCGTGATGGAGTATTGGACTGGGTGGTTTGATGTCTGGGCGGAGCCTCATCACACCTTTAAAGCTGAGG AAATGGTTTCCATAGTAACAGAGATTTTGAAACTGGGCATGTCCATCAACCTTTACATGTTCCATGGTGGAACCAGCTTCGGGTTCATGAATGGAGCTACAGATCTGGGGACGTACAAGCCACAGGTCAACAGCTATG ATTATGATGCACCTCTGACTGAGGCGGGGGATTATACTACAAAGTACCACCTTCTGAGAGAACTATTTGCAGGGTACCACA GTGAGGACTTACCCGAGATGCCTCTTGAGACCCCCAAAGAGGCTTATCCTTCAGTTGTTATTGGTCAGTATCTGCCTCTGTGGGAATCCCTTCAGCTAATAGCG CCTCATGAGTCAGAAAGACCCGTCAATATGGAGAACCTGCCGGTGAACAACGGCAACGGACAGTCCTACGGCTACACGCTGTACGAGACCAACATCACCGGCGGAGGAATGCTAAACTCCAGGAACCACGTGCGCGACAGAGCCCTG gtgtttgtgGACAAACGCTTCATTGGCATCCTTGACTACAAGACTCAGGAACTACCAATACGCAATGGGCAg ggAGAACAAAAGCTGAGTTTGCTTGTGGAAAACTGCGGCAGAGTGAACTATGGAGAGGCCTTGGACAAGCAGCATAAAG GCCTGATTGGTAACATTGAACTGAACCACGTCCCACTTAGAGATTGTACCATTACCAGCCTTGAAATGAAGCCTGGATTTGTGAACAG GCTGAGCTCACTGTGCTGGAAACCGCTGGGGCAGGAGACTGGCCTCCCAGCGTTTTTCCAGGGTACGCTGATCGTGGACGGCGTCCCGTCAGATACATTTATCAAGCTACCG GGTTGGAGTAAAGGCGTCGTCTTTGTGAATGGACAGAACCTTGGACGGTACTGGTCCATTGGGCCTCAGCAAACCCTTTATCTCCCAGGACCCTGGCTCAAGACTGGACAAAATGAG ATCATTGTGTTTGAAGAACAGAAAAAAGGGAATGACATCCAGAGTACCTGCTCTCCTCATCTGGCAAAGACCAGcgtaaaaaaacatttcatttgttCTCTCcattaa
- the LOC111848897 gene encoding beta-galactosidase-1-like protein 2 isoform X2 — MAKNMRQGLTANSSQFTLNGEPIRILGGSIHYFRVPRAYWSDRLLKMKACGINTLTTYVPWNLHEPERGVFDFQGQQDLEAYIREAGRVGLWVILRPGPYICSEWELGGLPSWLLRDPNMKLRTTYPGFMKAVNSFFDELMPRVVPLQFHKGGPIIAVQVENEYGSYAKDDQCLPFIKEAMLSRGICELLLTSDAHDGFKCGGVNGALKTINFQKLTPEVRKHLEKMAPEKPKLVMEYWTGWFDVWAEPHHTFKAEEMVSIVTEILKLGMSINLYMFHGGTSFGFMNGATDLGTYKPQVNSYDYDAPLTEAGDYTTKYHLLRELFAGYHSEDLPEMPLETPKEAYPSVVIGQYLPLWESLQLIAPHESERPVNMENLPVNNGNGQSYGYTLYETNITGGGMLNSRNHVRDRALVFVDKRFIGILDYKTQELPIRNGQGEQKLSLLVENCGRVNYGEALDKQHKGLIGNIELNHVPLRDCTITSLEMKPGFVNRLSSLCWKPLGQETGLPAFFQGTLIVDGVPSDTFIKLPGWSKGVVFVNGQNLGRYWSIGPQQTLYLPGPWLKTGQNEIIVFEEQKKGNDIQSTCSPHLAKTS, encoded by the exons ATGGCGAAGAATATGAGACAGGGGCTGACCGCTAATTCGTCCCAGTTCACGCTGAATGGAGAGCCAATCCGCATCCTTGGGGGATCCATACACTACTTCCGCGTCCCCAGGGCCTACTGGAGTGACCGCTTGCTGAAGATGAAGGCCTGTGGGATCAATACTCTCACCAC GTACGTGCCATGGAATCTGCACGAGCCAGAACGGGGAGTTTTCGATTTCCAAGGACAGCAGGACCTCGA GGCATACATCAGGGAGGCAGGCCGGGTGGGGCTCTGGGTGATTCTCCGTCCAGGACCCTACATCTGTTCAGAGTGGGAGCTCGGGGGCTTACCTAG TTGGCTCCTGCGTGACCCAAACATGAAGTTGAGAACAACCTACCCTGGCTTCATGAAGGCGGTCAACTCGTTCTTTGATGAACTTATGCCTCGGGTGGTGCCCCTGCAG TTTCATAAGGGCGGCCCCATTATTGCCGTTCAAGTGGAGAATGAATATGGCTCATATGCTAAAGACGACCAGTGCTTGCCGTTCATAAAAGAG GCTATGCTGTCCAGGGGAATCTGTGAGCTTCTGTTAACATCGGATGCCCATGATGGATTCAAGTGCGGAGGCGTAAATGGAG cCCTGAAGACCATCAATTTTCAAAAATTAACACCTGAAGTACGAAAGCATTTGGAGAAAATGGCG CCTGAAAAGCCAAAACTCGTGATGGAGTATTGGACTGGGTGGTTTGATGTCTGGGCGGAGCCTCATCACACCTTTAAAGCTGAGG AAATGGTTTCCATAGTAACAGAGATTTTGAAACTGGGCATGTCCATCAACCTTTACATGTTCCATGGTGGAACCAGCTTCGGGTTCATGAATGGAGCTACAGATCTGGGGACGTACAAGCCACAGGTCAACAGCTATG ATTATGATGCACCTCTGACTGAGGCGGGGGATTATACTACAAAGTACCACCTTCTGAGAGAACTATTTGCAGGGTACCACA GTGAGGACTTACCCGAGATGCCTCTTGAGACCCCCAAAGAGGCTTATCCTTCAGTTGTTATTGGTCAGTATCTGCCTCTGTGGGAATCCCTTCAGCTAATAGCG CCTCATGAGTCAGAAAGACCCGTCAATATGGAGAACCTGCCGGTGAACAACGGCAACGGACAGTCCTACGGCTACACGCTGTACGAGACCAACATCACCGGCGGAGGAATGCTAAACTCCAGGAACCACGTGCGCGACAGAGCCCTG gtgtttgtgGACAAACGCTTCATTGGCATCCTTGACTACAAGACTCAGGAACTACCAATACGCAATGGGCAg ggAGAACAAAAGCTGAGTTTGCTTGTGGAAAACTGCGGCAGAGTGAACTATGGAGAGGCCTTGGACAAGCAGCATAAAG GCCTGATTGGTAACATTGAACTGAACCACGTCCCACTTAGAGATTGTACCATTACCAGCCTTGAAATGAAGCCTGGATTTGTGAACAG GCTGAGCTCACTGTGCTGGAAACCGCTGGGGCAGGAGACTGGCCTCCCAGCGTTTTTCCAGGGTACGCTGATCGTGGACGGCGTCCCGTCAGATACATTTATCAAGCTACCG GGTTGGAGTAAAGGCGTCGTCTTTGTGAATGGACAGAACCTTGGACGGTACTGGTCCATTGGGCCTCAGCAAACCCTTTATCTCCCAGGACCCTGGCTCAAGACTGGACAAAATGAG ATCATTGTGTTTGAAGAACAGAAAAAAGGGAATGACATCCAGAGTACCTGCTCTCCTCATCTGGCAAAGACCAGc TAA